The proteins below come from a single Chiloscyllium punctatum isolate Juve2018m chromosome 18, sChiPun1.3, whole genome shotgun sequence genomic window:
- the LOC140489414 gene encoding E3 ubiquitin-protein ligase TRIM56-like, which produces MATSSTITDKIQSDILNCKICLNTMEQPKMLPCLHTYCQECLKKLVRANMIQCPECRLSVDVSAGISSLKTNFHINTLLDILQSQEKEAMGCSLCSQGWKDKNSAVAQCISCPCYLCRACGDSHRISHSTHTVLDLAPTPLDKADAGMILQQRISCQFHPKEQVCHYCSTCDRLICFQCYSLNCIKHKRLGIAEAAKLKKPTVIKLVERLGTDLQSLAQQEEELNEAMDKVKATELSIISNLESTLTEVINDLFKQGDAIKKTVSECVKKQEELIKAAKSNLELQKEKTKSMKELGVRVIMGSDVKEMVCLESIIQDQIHALQPVNIQELNKSWPRLMVNKSVRSMISETHLFTVTLGDSAVTESELTVPSVGQASHIPETHPPNQPDAQPTQWAVQRYYFDTMLGYNMMPKLTGICCSEDGDIIVADEENGVLKCYWNGGSLNQIISLPDEDDDPCSVAICDNIIACSAKNRLYYLEMDGSLVKNFLLRGSESAYPIAAYEDEYVAVSEGTLCSVSLYDLNGQVVGRIKPKGYDGIRFLFIAVNSEEEFIVSDCGKKCVVIFTRNGDLVTVCSESFVNGIQRPLNPFSVCVDANDNIYVTEPNRILVFSPMGSFKRQLLSTADGLSKPRILTIDPDDNLIVVQDSRFVYVYALTVD; this is translated from the coding sequence ATGGCCACTTCATCCACTATTACTGATAAAATCCAAAGTGATATTTTAAATTGTAAAATCTGCCTTAATACAATGGAACAACCGAAAATGTTGCCCTGTCTACACACTTACTGCCAAGAATGCTTGAAGAAGCTGGTGAGGGCCAATATGATCCAATGCCCGGAGTGTAGGCTCAGCGTTGACGTGAGTGCAGGCATTAGCAGTTTGAAAACAAACTTCCATATTAACACCCTTCTGGATATCTTACAAAGTCAGGAGAAGGAGGCGATGGGATGCAGCCTGTGTTCCCAAGGCTGGAAAGACAAGAACTCTGCAGTGGCCCAGTGTATCAGTTGTCCATGTTACCTGTGCAGAGCCTGTGGGGACAGTCATCGGATTAGCCACAGCACCCACACAGTGTTGGACCTGGCcccaaccccactggataaagcTGATGCAGGGATGATTCTGCAGCAAAGGATCTCCTGCCAATTTCACCCCAAGGAGCAAGTCTGTCATTACTGCAGCACGTGTGACCGACTCATTTGTTTCCAATGTTACTCACTCAACTGCATCAAACACAAACGGCTTGGGATTGCTGAGGCAGCCAAGCTGAAGAAACCCACCGTGATAAAACTTGTGGAAAGACTCGGCACTGATCTCCAGTCACTGGCCCAACAAGAGGAGGAACTGAATGAAGCAATGGACAAAGTGAAAGCGACAGAGTTGTCTATAATTTCCAACTTGGAGAGCACTCTGACAGAGGTTATAAATGATCTGTTTAAACAGGGAGATGCCATCAAAAAAACTGTTTCGGAGTGTGTGAAGAAACAGGAAGAGTTAATCAAAGCAGCCAAATCTAACCTTGAGCTTCAGAAGGAGAAGACAAAGAGCATGAAAGAACTTGGTGTGAGGGTTATAATGGGCTCTGATGTGAAGGAGATGGTGTGTTTGGAGAGCATTATACAAGATCAGATCCATGCATTGCAGCCAGTCAACATCCAAGAATTAAACAAATCCTGGCCCAGGCTAATGGTTAACAAATCTGTCCGGAGTATGATATCAGAAACTCATCTCTTTACAGTCACCTTGGGTGACAGTGCAGTTACTGAGTCtgagctgactgtccccagtgTTGGGCAGGCTTCACACATTCCAGAAACCCACCCGCCAAACCAGCCTGATGCTCAGCCCACACAATGGGCAGTTCAGAGATATTACTTTGACACCATGCTGGGGTATAACATGATGCCCAAATTGACGGGCATCTGTTGTTCGGAAGATGGGGACATCATTGTTGCAGATGAAGAGAATGGGGTGCTGAAGTGTTACTGGAATGGTGGATCATTGAATCAGATTATCTCGCTGCCAGATGAAGATGATGACCCATGCAGTGTGGCCATCTGTGACAATATTATTGCATGTTCTGCCAAAAACAGGCTTTATTACTTGGAAATGGATGGATCGCTGGTGAAAAACTTTTTGCTCCGAGGTTCGGAGTCAGCATACCCTATCGCTGCGTATGAGGATGAATATGTGGCTGTGAGTGAAGGGACATTATGTTCTGTATCTCTGTATGATCTCAATGGCCAAGTAGTTGGCAGGATTAAGCCAAAGGGTTATGATGGCATTAGATTTCTCTTCATtgcagtgaacagtgaagaagaatTCATCGTAtctgactgtgggaagaaatgtGTTGTTATTTTCACTCGAAATGGAGACCTTGTCACCGTCTGCAGTGAGAGCTTCGTGAATGGGATACAGAGGCCTCTTAATCCTTTCAGTGTTTGTGTTGATGCAAATGACAATATCTATGTCACTGAGCCCAACAGGATCCTGGTGTTTTCACCTATGGGAAGTTTTAAGAGGCAGTTGTTGAGCACGGCCGATGGCCTTTCCAAGCCACGGATCCTTACCATTGATCCAGATGACAATCTGATTGTAGTCCAAGACAGCAGGTTTGTTTATGTGTATGCATTGACTGTGGATTAG